A genome region from Pseudorca crassidens isolate mPseCra1 chromosome 20, mPseCra1.hap1, whole genome shotgun sequence includes the following:
- the FUT2 gene encoding galactoside alpha-(1,2)-fucosyltransferase 2 isoform X1, with protein sequence MWCERTVMSQVSAMLSTQAPFFFPTAPFILFVFTASTVFHLQQRLVKIQPTWELQTLELATEESPSSPQRSPRPKGMWTINAIGRLGNQMGEYATLYALAKMNGRPAFIPPQMHSTLAPIFRITLPVLHDTTASRIPWQNYPLNDWMEERYRHIPGEYVRLTGYPCSWTFYHHLRAEILQEFTLHDHVREEAQNFLRGLQVNGSRPSTYVGVHVRRGDYVHVMPNVWKGVVADRGYLQQALDWFRARYRSPIFVVTSNGMAWCRENIEASRGDVVFAGNGIEGSPAKDFALLTQCNHTIMTIGTFGIWAAYLAGGETIYLANYTLPDSPFLKVFKPEAAFLPDWTGIAADLSPLLKH encoded by the exons ATGTGGTGTGAGAGGACTGTCATGTCCCAGGTCTCGG CCATGCTCAGCACACAGGCACCTTTCTTCTTCCCCACGGCCCCCTTCATCCTCTTTGTCTTCACGGCTTCCACCGTATTTCACCTTCAGCAGAGGCTAGTGAAGATTCAGCCCACATGGGAGTTACAGACGCTGGAGCTAGCAACCGAGGAATCTCCCTCGAGCCCCCAGCGGAGCCCCCGGCCAAAGGGCATGTGGACGATCAATGCCATAGGCCGCCTGGGGAACCAGATGGGGGAGTACGCTACCCTGTACGCCCTGGCCAAGATGAATGGGCGGCCGGCCTTCATCCCACCCCAGATGCACAGCACGCTGGCCCCCATCTTCAGAATCACCCTCCCCGTCCTGCACGACACCACGGCCAGCAGGATCCCCTGGCAGAACTACCCCCTGAACGACTGGATGGAAGAGCGGTACCGACACATCCCGGGAGAGTACGTGCGCCTCACCGGCTACCCCTGCTCGTGGACCTTCTACCACCACCTCCGCGCCGAGATCCTCCAGGAGTTCACCCTGCACGACCACGTGCGTGAGGAGGCCCAGAATTTTCTGCGGGGTCTGCAGGTGAATGGGAGCCGGCCGAGCACCTACGTAGGGGTCCACGTGCGCCGGGGGGACTACGTCCACGTTATGCCCAACGTGTGGAAGGGCGTGGTGGCCGACCGGGGCTACCTGCAGCAGGCCCTGGACTGGTTCCGGGCTCGCTACCGCTCCCCCATCTTCGTGGTCACCAGCAACGGCATGGCCTGGTGTCGGGAAAATATTGAGGCCTCCCGTGGGGATGTGGTCTTTGCCGGCAATGGCATTGAGGGCTCACCCGCCAAGGACTTTGCATTGCTCACACAATGTAATCACACCATCATGACCATTGGGACGTTCGGGATCTGGGCCGCCTACCTCGCAGGTGGAGAGACCATCTACCTGGCCAATTATACCCTCCCAGACTCTCCCTTCCTCAAAGTCTTTAAGCCAGAGGCAGCCTTCCTGCCAGATTGGACTGGGATCGCGGCAGACCTGTCCCCACTCCTCAAGCACTGA
- the FUT2 gene encoding galactoside alpha-(1,2)-fucosyltransferase 2 isoform X2 yields MLSTQAPFFFPTAPFILFVFTASTVFHLQQRLVKIQPTWELQTLELATEESPSSPQRSPRPKGMWTINAIGRLGNQMGEYATLYALAKMNGRPAFIPPQMHSTLAPIFRITLPVLHDTTASRIPWQNYPLNDWMEERYRHIPGEYVRLTGYPCSWTFYHHLRAEILQEFTLHDHVREEAQNFLRGLQVNGSRPSTYVGVHVRRGDYVHVMPNVWKGVVADRGYLQQALDWFRARYRSPIFVVTSNGMAWCRENIEASRGDVVFAGNGIEGSPAKDFALLTQCNHTIMTIGTFGIWAAYLAGGETIYLANYTLPDSPFLKVFKPEAAFLPDWTGIAADLSPLLKH; encoded by the coding sequence ATGCTCAGCACACAGGCACCTTTCTTCTTCCCCACGGCCCCCTTCATCCTCTTTGTCTTCACGGCTTCCACCGTATTTCACCTTCAGCAGAGGCTAGTGAAGATTCAGCCCACATGGGAGTTACAGACGCTGGAGCTAGCAACCGAGGAATCTCCCTCGAGCCCCCAGCGGAGCCCCCGGCCAAAGGGCATGTGGACGATCAATGCCATAGGCCGCCTGGGGAACCAGATGGGGGAGTACGCTACCCTGTACGCCCTGGCCAAGATGAATGGGCGGCCGGCCTTCATCCCACCCCAGATGCACAGCACGCTGGCCCCCATCTTCAGAATCACCCTCCCCGTCCTGCACGACACCACGGCCAGCAGGATCCCCTGGCAGAACTACCCCCTGAACGACTGGATGGAAGAGCGGTACCGACACATCCCGGGAGAGTACGTGCGCCTCACCGGCTACCCCTGCTCGTGGACCTTCTACCACCACCTCCGCGCCGAGATCCTCCAGGAGTTCACCCTGCACGACCACGTGCGTGAGGAGGCCCAGAATTTTCTGCGGGGTCTGCAGGTGAATGGGAGCCGGCCGAGCACCTACGTAGGGGTCCACGTGCGCCGGGGGGACTACGTCCACGTTATGCCCAACGTGTGGAAGGGCGTGGTGGCCGACCGGGGCTACCTGCAGCAGGCCCTGGACTGGTTCCGGGCTCGCTACCGCTCCCCCATCTTCGTGGTCACCAGCAACGGCATGGCCTGGTGTCGGGAAAATATTGAGGCCTCCCGTGGGGATGTGGTCTTTGCCGGCAATGGCATTGAGGGCTCACCCGCCAAGGACTTTGCATTGCTCACACAATGTAATCACACCATCATGACCATTGGGACGTTCGGGATCTGGGCCGCCTACCTCGCAGGTGGAGAGACCATCTACCTGGCCAATTATACCCTCCCAGACTCTCCCTTCCTCAAAGTCTTTAAGCCAGAGGCAGCCTTCCTGCCAGATTGGACTGGGATCGCGGCAGACCTGTCCCCACTCCTCAAGCACTGA